In Candidatus Delongbacteria bacterium, one genomic interval encodes:
- a CDS encoding biopolymer transporter ExbD yields MAAAPSHMRKHRGSQEETIPLASMMDMMTIILLFLLKSYSTSGGLVTQVDKLELPGSSSKIAPKSALSIAVDAGRSGSAPGIYVEVNGTRTEMLDGGEVLDVNATSSMELPVLKAFLTEKASEARESESRYGIPFTGTITIQADKAINYNSVLKVLQTCADAGYPKTDFVIIKEE; encoded by the coding sequence ATGGCCGCTGCACCTTCGCATATGAGGAAACACCGGGGATCGCAGGAGGAAACGATTCCTCTGGCATCCATGATGGACATGATGACCATCATCCTGCTGTTTCTGCTGAAGAGCTACTCGACCTCCGGTGGTCTCGTGACACAGGTCGACAAGCTGGAATTGCCGGGATCGAGCAGCAAGATCGCCCCCAAGAGCGCCCTGTCGATCGCTGTGGATGCCGGACGTTCGGGCAGTGCACCGGGCATCTACGTGGAAGTGAACGGCACTCGTACCGAAATGCTTGACGGGGGCGAGGTGCTTGACGTGAACGCGACCTCAAGCATGGAACTGCCCGTGTTGAAGGCTTTTCTCACCGAGAAGGCCAGCGAGGCGCGGGAGAGCGAGAGCCGCTATGGAATTCCCTTCACCGGAACGATCACGATCCAGGCGGACAAGGCCATCAACTACAACTCGGTACTGAAGGTGCTTCAGACCTGCGCGGATGCTGGCTATCCCAAGACCGATTTCGTGATCATCAAAGAGGAATAG